A region from the Acyrthosiphon pisum isolate AL4f chromosome A1, pea_aphid_22Mar2018_4r6ur, whole genome shotgun sequence genome encodes:
- the LOC100169204 gene encoding protein UXT homolog gives MSSSSSQSQSGEQRVAKFETFINDVLKDSLKQISAALDVINDQISELEDVRNTVDTMSQLAGELPAGKPLKTRVNVGCDFFMQANADVRTFLVCVGLGCYVEYTRDETLAHVRVRTKLLKERADDLRDQGARVRAQITLALHCIQAEQGLL, from the coding sequence atgtcgtcATCATCGTCGCAGTCGCAATCGGGAGAGCAACGGGTGGCCAAGTTCGAGACGTTCATCAACGACGTGCTCAAAGACAGCCTAAAACAGATCTCGGCCGCACTGGATGTGATCAACGACCAGATTTCTGAATTGGAAGACGTGCGCAACACCGTAGACACAATGAGCCAGCTGGCTGGCGAACTTCCGGCCGGCAAGCCCTTGAAGACCCGTGTCAATGTGGGGTGCGACTTCTTCATGCAGGCCAACGCGGACGTCCGGACGTTCTTGGTGTGCGTGGGGCTGGGATGTTATGTCGAGTACACCAGGGACGAGACCCTGGCTCATGTCCGTGTCCGGACCAAATTGCTCAAGGAGCGGGCGGACGATCTCCGGGACCAGGGGGCCCGAGTCCGAGCTCAAATCACCCTGGCCCTGCACTGCATACAGGCAGAGCAAGGCTTATTATAG